A region of the Arachis hypogaea cultivar Tifrunner chromosome 15, arahy.Tifrunner.gnm2.J5K5, whole genome shotgun sequence genome:
AGTACACTCATGTCTTTCAGGATTGCTTGATAATATCCATGTCTCCATGATAGCAGGGTCCATATCATCTGGAATGACAAGGCGACAATGCTGGAAACCGACAGCACCCACAACTTGCATCGGATTCATTCCACCCCAGGGCTGTTGCAAAGTAGAGAGCTCCCATAATATGACTCCAAAGCTATAAACATCGCACCTGGATATCCAATCACCACTTGTTATAATCATAAAATTATGAACAGCTTAAAAGGGTGGCAACATCAATGAGAAGAACCACGAGACAACAAAGCCAAAGAACAATAGTTATATGTAATAAAAATTCCAATTTATTTTTCTCTATGCTAGATGATTCAGGTTAGAGAGGAACACAGACTATGAAATTCTCCTCCAcaagcaaaataaagaaaaaaattaatgatgAAAACCAATGATAACTGAGCTTACTTTTCATTTGAAGGTTCATTTCTTAACACTTCAGGCGCCATCCACTCGGCCTGCAACATGTTATAAAAAATGAATGTATTGCAATGCCAAACAAAGGCTTAGCAGCAAAACTAAATACGTGCAGAATACCGGAGCTGATCACACATATGAAAGACAGGAGTTTGAGGTAGAGATGAAAAGCATGTAGTTAACTAAGGCCCCGTTTGGCAGTTATCAGAGGACACAGACCTATTTGAAAAGGAGACATAGAGAAATGCACAAAGTTTATCTTCCCTAAGACAAAATTTGTGCAATTATCTCTATCTCCcctgtctttatattttttttttccaaaaaggcAGAAACTCTTACCAAACAAAAACTttagtaaatttaattataaCAAGCAAAACTCAACAGTTTCATGTTTAGGCCTCAAcaaaattaagaaagatttgctCATTTGTTACCAAACACCATTCATTGTAGTAGAGTGAGTTGGTAAAGTCTAGAGAAGAACTGTTGGCTGTGAGAACAGTGCCAGCTACAATAGGACAGCTGTTAGTTACAACTATCATAAGTAACTTAAGAATGAACGGACTGTTGTACATTTTGTACTAGCTTGCACAGCAAGCTACTCTTCTGTATACATAAGCACAGATTAGTGATAAGCTCACTAGTAATGCAGATCATAAATTTCTTATCTTTCTCTCtgaattctcttttctttctcactCTGTTTTCTTCCTTCTCTCATTCTCCCAAACCTTATTTAATCGACATTTTCTTGGCCTATAGAACTAGTAATTGTATTATAAATTGAACATAACATAAGCCGAGGCTAAAGATAGgtattcatcatcacaaaagaattAATATAACATCCCAAACATAATGAATTTTTAAACGGCAAGAATCTCCTGGTTTtccaaattttttgttaaaagataATAGCAAATGCCTCCATTTGTGTATGTTTATATATCTTCAAAAGAATATaaagcacaacggaaaaaaaataTGCAGCAAAATGTAGAACAAGAACATGAAAGAATGAATAATGTGGCAGAGGGTATGACACAGTATTTGAGCTTAGAAATGAGGATTATGACAACTTACTGTTCCTGCAGTTGATCTGGAAGAAAGGAATTTACTGTGCTTCATTCATGATAAGCCAAAATCACATACctatttgaaagaaaaaagaaagggtgaaaaaaaaaaaaataaaccataTCTACAGCTAGCATTTAGCATGCTATCAACCATATTCTATCTTGTTTGAGATCAATTCATTTTATGTTTATTAGTGCAGTCTGAAGAGTGATTTTTGTGAAAGTAGCTATTATTCACTTCCATCCAAAACTGATTTTGAAGCTTAAAATCCAATGGTGGGTTCAACTAGAAATCAAATATGCTGAGAAAATATTAAATCAACTGTCTCGCAATTATTTCAAATGGAcaaactgaaatccaagtataaAGGAAAATTCATACTAGAGATCTTCAATCTTGTCTTTGCCATGCTGCAACTTAACATGCTTGCGTGCACCTAGCAATAAGTATGCATGGAACAaagatgaacatgtcaagaaTCCAAAATAACTACCAATGCAAGGTCAATATCAGTTTCATGAAATAAGTTAATCAGCACTTAAGCAGAGTTCAACTTTTGATATTCAAAGATATTCTTCAAGAAGAAATGCAATTTCAAACTGTACAACATTGTTTCACTTTTAATTCTTTATTCTAACCCCAATCATCACTGCAGAGAAAATTTAGAAAACCCAAAGAAACAGGTGTAGAAACAATTGTACTTGGAATTAGAATCCCCAAATCTTTTGTGACAGGTGTAGCTAATAACAGACAACAAAACTCCAAACCATGTTTTAATAATAAAAGCTTTTCAACATGATTTTAAATAAGAACAATATAGTAATCCCTATATAGGATTATTCAACGAGAAATAATGAAATAATTCAATCAAGCATTAACTGCTGAGTAACATTAATTATGAAAATGAACAAAGGTTTTAAGAAAACATTAATTACAACTAAGTAACATTAATTATGAAAATCAACATAATGTACATATTTTCAATTGATTTCTAAGAATTACAGCTGAGTAATATTAATTATGAAAATGAACAAAGGTTTTAAGATAATTCATGTTTGAACCATAGTAGACAAATTCCTAGAAATTCCTTCTTGCACAGCCCTTTTTTTTCCTTGAAAAATCAAGTGTAATCACATACTTTGTATACAGGTTTCTTCAGCTGTGatcagattttgaaaaataacaaaatgttgAAATTGTCAGCCAAAAAAAGTGGGGTCATGCATTTAATAGATGTATTTGTTTTAAAGACGGCAGTGAAAATCATATATCTATGTCATTAATCTTGCCACAGCATATCTTTTAGAAGAATTCTAGGAAGATTTAGTCAAATAAAGCACAGTTGCTCATCAGACCAATCATGAGCTCTTAATTACTATCAAGAAATCTCAAGCACAGTTACAACTATGAATATCCGCCGAAACAGGATGCATGATAGCCATGGTCAGAGAGTCAAAAATCAGCCAACAACACAAgttcaaaattaattcaaaaacaTAGAGATAACCAAAATCAAGGTGATAGTGAGTTCATGGCATTTCCCAAATCCTCCAACCCAATAGATATAAAATTTACCAAGTTCTGTACAAATTTTGACAacagaaaatttattaatttgagTTGATTTATTTCTCCTATTGTCTTTTCAATAAGCCTCTAACAATCATTTCATGAAGATATTTCAGTGTTTGATCATTTTCACCTTTTTTTCAACAGAGCACGGATATTTGTTTCTTAAATTACAGCATCCAGAGGGCAACCATTGTCTTCCATTTCCAACTTTAAGGCCAATGCTTCATCAAGTATACCCTCTTTGCATAGCCCGTTTATCATAACCCTCTTTCCAACCTAAAGTACAAAGATGCTGGAGGTGTAGTACTATTATTGGAGTCCTGTGAAAGTGTTCAACATTGTTGAATGAtggtgataaaaaaaaattatttggagAGAAAAATTATGATTGAATGATGATTATCAAAAATTAGGAATTAGAAGAATATGTGCAGGAAAAATTAGTATTTGGAGGCAAAATTAGCGAACATTCAAAATGCTAACTTTTCTTCTAATTTAGAGATGAGAGACAATGATAGCATTATGATTGAAGATCTTTCGAGAAAATGGAAGCAAACACAGAAAATAAAGCCAAGTGAACTTAATAAGAATGAGATAGATAGGTATTTGGAAGATTACGTAACGaaagattttaattaatttgatatattgAGATAGTGGAGAGAAGAAAGACACTCAATTATTGTGTTCTTTCTTGCATTACTAGAGATACATTAGTCATTTATGTTTTTACTGTAGTATCTGTGTCTACTGTATTATATATTGTATTAACTAGACTATATCAAAAGTCACCTGACATTACTATTCAATAATATATAAGACAACAATTAACaatataattcaaattcaataatataaaaaattagttacatGTACAATATAATAACTTCTTATAAAATGATTAGGTGAAACTTAACCTATGAAATTTTGCAGGAACTAATACtagaaaattaacaataaataacAAATTATCATATAATATTAACACAAAAATTatcatataatattagtaaattttatatttacatttcataataaatattaaatatactaGCTGTCACTATTTATAGCGCCAACAATTACCAGcaccatcaatttttttttctgctcCAAGGTAGAACCACAACTTCTCAATGACATAAAAGTTAAATTACCTGTGCCTACAAATGGTAGAGCCTGAAAAGAACTCCATTGCAGATTGCATAACGAGaactgaaaaaataataaataaataatactattCAACTTGTGCTCCCATTTTGTATATCAGTGAAAATGAACAAAAAATTGGTTAACTATATTAAAATTTTCCCTTTCTGTAGAGTCTGAAACAACTCTTGATGACAGAgccatcttcttgttgatgaaCTTGCAATATCCGAAACACATTTTATATTCATATACTCTTACCATACAGCAAAATTATGCCCTTTGCAGTAACAAATGTTTATTTGGAGTACTGTTTACTTAAGTCTAAAACTGTTTTATGCAGCACGAACCACACAAGTTAGCATGGAAGTATAAAAATGAAGAACCTAATTATAATGCAAAGATTGACTTTGAGTTAATAGCAACATCAATATTTTATCTGTTTGAGATGAAGTGATTTTTGTTTGAGTTtcatgagaaaagtgatttttgaagTTTAAACCAGTGAGTATGATTCTGAAGAATTCTAGTGTCTCACAATTGATTCCAAAATCAAAGTATAAAGGAAAATTCACACTAGAGAGCTTCAACATTGTTTGGATTAATATAAAGCCAattaaatttatacatataacatGGTGGATTGGTATTTACCCATCTGAttgaaagtaaataaataaataaatacaataattatGCAAAGAAATCCACTAAATAAAATCAACTGCAATTCCAAAGAATTCTATATTGTTTCACTTTTAACACCCCCATCACAACACCACATAACAAAACTCCAAGCCAGTAACTTCTTTTAAAATGCTAATAAACAGAGACTTAAAAGACACTGGAGTATTGTCTAAACAAGAAATAATGAGGTAATTTATCTAAGAATTAACAGAAAAACATTCTCCGAAAAAGTATTTCATAATGTACATATTTTCAGCAGAAGCAATTTCCAAGTAATACAATTGAGtagcattaattaagaaaatggcCACAAATTTTGGGATAACTGAACCATATTAACCTTGACTCAATGTTGCTTAGGTTGATGAAAAGAGGGGACATGCATTCGAGAAGGTGGGTTTATTTTAAAGATGGAAGTGAAAACTATATAGCCTAAGAATAAATACTTAATACCTACTTAAATTTCCTTTTACAACAATTCCCAGAGGATCTAATCAAATAAACAATAGCTAATGGTTGCTTATGATAAAACAGTGAtaggaattatatatatatatatatagtacctACAAAGATATGGAAAAATAACTTGCACAACAGAATAGCAGAGaacaaacaacaaaacaaaattttcaatctttttagttTTGCTTAGTTTGTAGCGTGATAAATATATGATCTCATAGAATAACAGGAAAGAACACTCCATTGCTATAAAGAGATCTTAAACACTAAATCTATAAGCTATATCGAGGAATATCATCTAAAGAATCAATAAAATAGTTGAATTAAAAAGGATAATAGCAATTGCAAAAATCAAAAGTGCAAAATTAATTGATGTTATGGCATTGCCAAAGTCCTCTGACCCAACAGACACAGAATTTACAGAACTATGATACATATTCAGCAACAATGAGATGTAATTTCAATTTGAATTGATGTATATTACCTTTTTTTTATCAATTCAATAAGCCTCTAGCAACCATTTCCCGAAGAAGTTTCTCTGCCATGtcattctcatctttttcaaacaaaGCACGAATAATAGTTTCAAAAGTCACAGCATCTGGTAAGCAACCATTGCCTTCCATTTTTGACAAGAGTGCCAATGCTTCTTCAAACAAGCCCTCTTTGCAGATCCCATTGATAATAATATTGTATGTCCTCACATTTGGACGATAGCCTTTAACGGAAACATCTTGAAAAATCTCTTTTGCAACTAAAAGTCTTCCACCTTTGCATAGGCCATCAATAAGTACATTGTACGTGCATATATCTGGATCAATGCCACTCTCTTTCATTTGCTTGAATAACATAAGTGCCTTGTCAACTTGTTGGTTTTTGAACATCCCATCCAACAAGGAATTGTAAGTGACTACATCAGAGGGTGGACCTCTTTCGTGCATCTTGACAAGAAGCTCCAAAGCACAAGAGATTCTCTTCGATTTGCTCAAGCCATCAATAAGAGTGTTGTAAGTTACCGTGTTTGGAACCAAATACTTACGACGCATTTCTTCAAAGAGATTCAAGGCTTCATCGACCCTTTTACTTTTGCACAAGCCATTAATCATGATACTGTAACTTTGAACATTGGGTGACACTCTACTTTGGGCCATTGTGTTGAATATATATTTTGCCTTATTTACCTGATTAACCAAACAATATCCATCCATTAAGCTGGCATAAGTAACCACATCTGGTTTCACACCATGTTTTGCCATTACAGCCAATACACTCTTAGCATCTTTGATCTTTCCTTCCTTGCATAGCCCATCGATCAAAATACTATAGGTACGAACATTTGGAGTAATGTTTCTAAGCACCATATCACTTAACAAATCCATGGCTTCCTTATATTGACCCTCAAGACACAATCCAAAAATGAGAGAATTGTATGTGATAACATTAGGAGAAACTCCCTTAGCAAGCATttcagaaaataaatgaaaagcctGACTTACAAGTGTATCCTTGCAGAGGCTATCAATAATTGCGCTGTACATGAAGACATCAGGAGCAATGCCATACCGTGGGATGTTTCTCAACACTTGAATAGCAGCCGATGTGTGTCCGGTCTTACAGAGCCCATTGATCAACGTCCCATAAGTGACTTGGTTGAAGTGAAATCCATGAGCCAGCACTCTGTCATGAAAGCGCACTGCTTTTTCAACACTACCACAGAGACAGAGACCTTTCAGGATTGTTGTCAATGTTATGGTATCAGGCTGAAAACCCATCCTGAAAATCTTGGCCAATACAGAGAAAGCAAGCGTCATACGACCCATGCCGCAACAACAATTAATTACGATGCTCAAAGTAACTACGCTGGGCGCGATTCCGCTGATTTGCAATTGCTGAAAAAGGGAAACGGCGGCGTGGAAATGCTTTGTCTTGGAAAGGGATCCCAAAATCTGGTTAAATTGGATGATGGGAGGAGTACGACGCATAGAGAGCATGCGAGTGAAGGAATCAACAGCTTCATCAAGCGATTGGGGATGAGAGTGAGAGTGTAGGGATGAAGTTGAATGGAAGCAAAGACGGAGAGCAGAGTGGGAAACAGAATTTGGGATTTGAAGAGCATACCTTAACATTATTGGTGAGAATGAGAACAATGATAACATTCTTGCAATGAAGGAGAGTATGGTAAAAAGGAAGAGTGCTTTCCATCCGAGAGAGTGAGGGTAGAGTTAAGCCCCATTTTGCTAACCGAGATTCATGAGTTGACGAGTTGCACTGATTTAGTCTTTCAGATTTCGATTGTAATAAATTAGTctctcaaatttaaaaaaatacaccaCGTTAGTCCTTAGCCTATTTTCAGTCACCGGAAGACTAACGCCGTTAGCGATGTGGCCAAATATTGCCACGCTGGACACGAGGAAACGGCATCGTTTGTAAATTGGCGCTAAAAAACCCCTTTGAGCGACGTCGTTTCTATGCGATGAAAAACAAAACGTTGGTCTTTCCCTCTTTTGTCTCCACTCTTCGTCTTCAACTCCTCCATGAGTGACGTAGAGGAAAAATGTCTCTCTTCCGTTACTCACTCAAAATAGGAACGAGTAACTGCAATAGGATTCCCGGAGACTACTGGATCACGAGTGAACATTGTACAATTGTCTGAGGAGGTGCTTTGCCGCTACAAGGAGCTTCTGTTTCGTCACCGAGGTTAgtgaagattttaaaattttattttttcaaattttagggaATGCGTTGATGGTTGTTGATCATAGTTTATTGCTTTGTATATTATTTTTCCCTGAGGTTTGTAGTGGAATTTGGGCTAGGGTTTTATTTTGATGTTGTCTGCAACTATTTTTTTGGGGTTTGTATTCATGCTCTGTTCCGATGGTGGATAAATGTGTGTTATTTTGATATATGTTTCTGTCATGTATGAATGTAGTTGATGAAAACTATCTTAAAGGGATCATTGTGTGGAACTGGTGCTGAAAAGAGATTTTTTTGAATCATGCAGATGGATGTGCACTTAGATATTATGTTCCACCATGGGGGAAAGTTTCAGAAAGATGAAAACGGGATGACTATATATTCTCCTGATAAGAAGGCATGCGTTGGTGACATTGATGTAGATACTTTAGATGTTTTTTGGGTTAGAAATTATTATAAAGAACTAGGATATGATAGGATAGGAGAATGTTGGTGGCATGTGCCCGGGAGGAGTTTAGACATTGGGTTAAGAGCTCTGAattgtgatgatgagttgagaGAGATGTGTTTCATGGTGAAAAGAATGATGGGCTGGTTGATGTTTACTTTGAGCATGCAGTTTCAACACCAGAAATTCTTTAGGGAAATGAGATTGTGGAGTATATTGAGGGGTGACCATGATGATTTGAGAGAGGTTAGTGATGAAGCTGAGAATGAACGCCTACAAGACAAGACCCCAAACCAAGCTAATATACCCACTGTCCCTGCTGATGAGACTCCATTCACCAACAACAATGAACCAATGCATAATACCTCACCACCCAAGACCACAGAACCAACAGATCCTGGTGCTAATAACCCAACACCCCAAAACAATAATCCCACTACCACATCCAACTCTAATCCTAGCCAAGCTACTACTGCAAAGCCTGTTACCAATACTCCTCCAGTTCCCCCAAAAACTAAACCCAATTCAAATGCCAACCCAAATCCGAAATCCAATAATACATCATTACATAAGGCCACTGCCAACCCGAAGAATTCGTCTAAGCCCAACCCCAAGCGCAACCGGAATTCTGTGTCCAAGCCCAAACCAAATCCAAAGCCCAAAATCACAACTAAAGCCTATTGCACAAGGTCTGCTTCACAAGTGAGGAAGGGGCAGCAACAAGACAAGAAAAAACAAGTGCTGAGGTTGTCTTCTTCTGAAGATGAACACACCACAGAGGACAGTTCATATGATCCTAGGAGAGGTGATAGCTCaagtgatgatgatgttgttggAAAAAAATGTGAGACCAAGAAAAGAGAGCCTTGGTTAAAGCATGCACCTACTGAGGGACTATCAAAGTCTAAGAGGAAGTTTCTTAACGATGATGATGCATTGGTGGTGGATGATGAGGAGTGTGAGGTAGACTTAAGTTTCTTAGAAGTCCCTGTGACAGGAGATGAAAACCTGGACAATGCTTTGGATCCTGGAGCAGAGTCTGATGGTGCCAACTCTTGGCACTCGGAGGAAATGAAGACTCCTCCTCCTTCGGAAGATGAATTTTCTGAAGAAGAGCCAGATGATGTATTCCCGGTATTTAGAGATGGTATTCAGTTCGGTGATTTAAAACTTGAGGTGGGGATAAAGTTTAATACAAAGTCTGAGTTCAGAGAGGCAGTGAAGAAGGTTAGGAAATATCCTAACTTCAGACAATGTGAGGCAGCTGTCTACTTCAAGTCCAAGTGTGATCTAGTGCTAAATAGGAATTCAATTTCTAGAGCCTTGGCAGACGCTAGAGTTGTGGTGTATGGAGATGAGAAGGCCCAGTATGCAATGGTCAGGGACTACGGAAAAACCCTCTTGAAGTGTAATCCGGGTTCAACAGTTAGCCAACCATGTGGGAAAGTTACCACCAGTGGTTCAAAGTAGGTTGGACAAGATCAGGAAGGAGTCTAAGAGTTGGATGCCAATCTGGACTGGGAATGATGAGTATGAGAAGTTTGAAGTGCATGGTCATCCAACTAACATGGTTGTGGATTTGGGCAAGCGACTCTGCACATGTCAATTTTGGATGCTAACAggtaaataaatactttattaaATAAGAGACCTGTGTTAAATACTTTAATAACACATTACTTTGTTAATTACTTCAGGAATGCCCTGTGTGCATGCATGTGCAGCACTCGCAAGGGTGAATAAGAGACCTGAAGATTTCTGTCATAAGTGGCTCACCATGGACGCATATAGAGACACTTATGCACATTATGTAAATCCATTGCCTGGACAATCTCTTTGGGAAAAATCCGAGCAGAATAGACCACAAgctccaaagaaaaagaagaagcccgGACCACTaacaaagaaaaggagaaaggatGCAGATGAGGGTAATGGAGGAAGCAAGAAATCTAACGTGACTGGGACTCTAAAGAGACAACTAAAACCATTTACTTGCAAATACTGTCTACAAAAGGGGCACACAAAGAGGGGTTGTCCAAAAAAGAGAGCAGCTGATATTGCTCAAGCTCTTGCTGATGCAGCTGCAGCTGCAGCTGCAGCTGTTGCTAAGACAAAGCCCACTGAACAAGAAAATGCTGTTCAAGCACCTACTCAAGCTCCTCCAGATACACCTGCTCAGGCTCATCCACAAGCACCTTTTCAAGCTGCTCCAGAAGCCCCTGCTCAGGCACCTGCACCAGTTGATGCCCAGGTGGTTGAGATCGACCTCTCCCAGCCAAACTACTCTGATGCACAACAGTCCCAACATAGTCAAGAGGTACTTGCATTTTGTTTCACAACTCATACTAAAAATTGTTGTCCACATTCAACTGAATTTATGTCCTACTGAAACAGGATCCACCTGCGAGGCCATCCAAGTTGCAGACCAGAAGGAGGTCCTCCACACCACCATCAGGTTCGATCACTATGGATCCACTACAAGGAGCAAGCTCTGCCACATCTTCCAGACTGGCCAACTTCCTGAAATTTGTCCCAACACCTGGCTTCAAGCCACcaaggaagaagaaatgaagatgtaGCTGATCTGTGCAGCCTATTTTGGATGAAACTTTGAATCTTTTTGTGAATCATACTTTTTGTTTTGTGGGCTGAATTTATGGCAGTAGACTTTTAGTATATTTGAATACAATATGACAATGATGGCACTCTGTGTCCTTTAGCTAAGGTGTATTTTGGAATTAGAACTACTCTTTACTTGTCTGGAGAGTTGTCATTAATATGGCAGGATTATTGTTACTTTTGTTAAAACTTATTGatatggttattattattatgacaattTCTTCCAGCGTCAATTATGCTACTTCAGATgcattttttgcaattttttttagcAATTTCATTGAATGACAGAAAACAACTAGGAAATTTGAGAAGGagaatttttctttcttctaataCACTTCCACCCTGAACACAGTAACACAAACTCATCTTCAAGCTTTAACTACCAACATAAAACCAACAACAAAAACTATAAACAAAGCCAAAACTAAAATGTACATTTTTGGGTTCTAACTTCAGCCTCTCTCTTCCCAATTCTCCAAGCTAAATCCACCCTAACTTGGTCACCATCCACAGTAGAAATTACCCTTCCTCTGAGGTCTTCTTCTCCAATGTCAGCTCAGACAAACAAACCACACCACCTCTTACCATTAATATTGTAGTTAGGGCACCCAAAGAATGGCTTGTTAGGGTTAGCCTCTGTTGTGGACCACCGAAAAACAGGGTGGCACCCACACCCACACCACTGTGGAACACCCGATGCTCTACTTCGACTGGAACTCCTTGTGTTGGACCGCATGGAACTCTGGCTCCCACTTGCAATCATGATGGTATACTCGGAAGGGAGCAGGAGACGAAGAACCAGAGAGAaacgggaagaagaagaagatgatgaggtCACAGGATGAACTTAGGTTTTAAAAGGGGGATAATGACTAAATTGGAGCAAATCAAACTTTACGCCACGTCATATAACCGTTAGTGTGTCCAGCGTGGCAATATTTGGCCATGTCACTAATGGCGTTAGTCCTCCGGTGACGGAAAATAG
Encoded here:
- the LOC112750914 gene encoding uncharacterized protein gives rise to the protein MLSLFSFSPIMLRYALQIPNSVSHSALRLCFHSTSSLHSHSHPQSLDEAVDSFTRMLSMRRTPPIIQFNQILGSLSKTKHFHAAVSLFQQLQISGIAPSVVTLSIVINCCCGMGRMTLAFSVLAKIFRMGFQPDTITLTTILKGLCLCGSVEKAVRFHDRVLAHGFHFNQVTYGTLINGLCKTGHTSAAIQVLRNIPRYGIAPDVFMYSAIIDSLCKDTLVSQAFHLFSEMLAKGVSPNVITYNSLIFGLCLEGQYKEAMDLLSDMVLRNITPNVRTYSILIDGLCKEGKIKDAKSVLAVMAKHGVKPDVVTYASLMDGYCLVNQVNKAKYIFNTMAQSRVSPNVQSYSIMINGLCKSKRVDEALNLFEEMRRKYLVPNTVTYNTLIDGLSKSKRISCALELLVKMHERGPPSDVVTYNSLLDGMFKNQQVDKALMLFKQMKESGIDPDICTYNVLIDGLCKGGRLLVAKEIFQDVSVKGYRPNVRTYNIIINGICKEGLFEEALALLSKMEGNGCLPDAVTFETIIRALFEKDENDMAEKLLREMVARGLLN